GCCTACTgcaccaccccccccccaaaaaaaaaaaaaaaaaaaaaaagcgttaGTAAAAGTAAGTTCAGGAAGAGCAAAGTAAAAAAGCTTAATATTAAGAGCATGAACTTAAATCACTACTTGCTTTATTAGCATTTTGAGGTGAACTAGCAAATGGCTGGAAACTGGAATGCTGTAAACAAAAAGCAGTGTAGATTGTGTTTTATTGAAGTTGAGATGCAGCCCGTTGCTATTTGTCCAGACTTGGGTATTGCAGAGATGTCAAGTAGTATTACTTTGACTGTGATCTGCTTTTAGATAGATATCAAAGAGAGCATGACTGATTGTGGTgtagatgaaaagaaaaaggagaatattCCAATGTATATTCTGCAGATGTAAGAATACTGTCAGCTGTGCCTGCAGGATACTGTAGATAAAAGGCAGGAAAGTAATACAAGATTTAATAAAAGTGATGACCTCTAGGTGGAAAAGCCAATTTTGCAACTAACAAGCATGAATACTGTTGTTGTCAAGGATATACAGCATCTATGAGCAAAATTTTTGAAGAGAAGGAAtgattaaataaacaaaatcatcAGTGAAATCAGGATTTGCTAGAGTGAATGGGTGGGGGggattaaaaaggaaacactggTTTAAAAATGAACCAGACCAAAGAAATCCAGGCGCAATTGAGGTTTCTTACTTAAGAACTTGAACTTAACCACAGCTGTAGTGTAGTATCTGCCacacaagttattttttttgcaagtcaTTGATGGTAACTTACCACTTGCCTTACGTGTTTAATCTGGGCCAGTTCGTACCGAGTATTTTCAGTAGAGTTCTGCCATACCACATACCCAGTGGCGGCCCGTGCCAGCAGTCTGATGGGTTCCATTTCTGGGGGCACATTGCCATGGCTGTCTGGCAGAGAAGATAAACAACACATTAAGCATGATTCATGGAGTTGCAGTCATTCATAGTACGGTCTAATGAGTTGGGTTTGGGGCTAAAAGTTAGGAGACGTGGTTTGTGATCCTTGCTGTCATGGACCTCCTCTATAACCTTGGAATAGCTGCTAACATTGCCACTCTGTCTCCCTCCCACTTCTCACAGTTTATAAATATTCTGTAACATCATCAAGAAAAGGGTTGTTCTAAGGTAAGAACAGACTTGAGTATTACAGTCGGGGTATCTGATGTACTGCTCCAAGAACGACCACAGCAAGAGCTGCATTGATAAAGTAGAGGTAAGAGGGTGTGTTCAGGAAACAATCACATGCACATCATAGATCAGTTCTGGATTTTGAAATTAATGAGTGAATTTGGTAATGTGATTGACAAACCATCTTGAATAAGAGAAAGTAGAGATATGTATTAAGAGTAGGGCTAATGGCCTGATTCCCCTCACTCCTGGCTGGTATAACATGGGCTGTCACCTGGGTCGTGGACCACCACCACATTGCTCCGACTTGCTTTGGCCACAGAGAGCATTCTTTCAATAACTTCTCTCTCCCCCATCCTGTTCTTTGTACCTGGTATGTTTTGTGCCACAAGCTCTTTTTTCAGGCTCTTGATTCGATTGTAGAATATATTATCTTGTTCGTCAGTGTTCTTAAGTTCTCCTTCTATTGTGAAGTTTACGTCTGGAGCAACATTTTTGTTGCCCAGATGATAAAGAATCTCAGCAGTGCAGTTAATAGTATTGTCCTGTTACAGAGTTAATcacattattaatatttaagtaAATACATGTATGATATTGTTAATTCACacttgtaaaatgttttttttctacatgTAGTTGCTATTTTCTCTGAATCTGACCAATGGATAATTGAGATTATTTAAAACAAGGTCAAATTTTGTAGTATCtatgtgaatatattttaaaggtaattttctttctgctgtgacATAAAAGGCAATATCCATTGTGGTGTAGAATGTTGCTTGTGTTACTCAGTTCgagaaacagattaaaataacTCCAATTGGAAATTGCAAGTTATGCCAAAATGACCTTGTCATCCCTTAAATATCCTCTTGTGTCATGGTGGTAGGCACTAGCTGTTATTCAGAGCTTTTGCGGTGTAGAAAATGATAGTTCCGTTTTTGGGGAGATTCAGCtcctcccccacacacacatataccGATTTTCAACATGGAAAAGTTTGAAACACAATAAAGAAGTATTAAGTGTGTGTCTCCTGGCCTCAGCTAGaaccagcagcacagagcattGGCTTTTTATTATGTGTCAGGAATGCCAATTTCTGTCCCTAGAATTTATTAATTAAATGAATCTGAACTCACTTTCTCAAGGATATCTTCTAACACCAATTTCAGATGGTATTTACGTCCAACATTGTCGATCTCCTATATGAGAAGACATTAAGAACATGTATTTTGTAGTACTGAACCACTTTACGTTGTGGAAAAGATTGTAATTATTCTTGTGAAATACACTGCAGCAGAGTCACTGACTGTAATACAGATGTAGAGCAGGACTATTACCTCCTCCTACCATGTTAAGATTGCTTGTTTAGTATGTGTCCGATGTAACATCTGATTAGGTATCTCCAAATCCATTTCCAGTCTTGCATACTACTTTATTCTTGGGTTGGAGCTCACAATATGATCCTCTTGTATGATCCAATAACTGCTGCTTGGTTAAATACTGAGACAAGAGAGTCTTCATTGGGTTCCTTTTATTAAGTACATCTTGCATTATATTTCACATTATATTATGTCTTTCTACAGTATTGGATGTCTAAAATAATGACCTAAGTAAATGGTTTAGTTTTGTTGTAATCTGTGCTCCACAGCAGGTTCACTAGGGAGTCAAGAATAGGTCTGCATGAGTTTGGTTTTTCCTGGTAGTAACCAAAAGAGTATCCTCCTAACTGAGTAGCTTACAATCTTGTGTAGGGACTGATTACTTGTCTGAAGCATTTGCTGCATGGTGAAGGGCACAATTACTGCAGCAGTAGTGTCAAAATGGACAAGGTTATAATGTATTTTGTGCTTGCCATGCAGGCAGTATAGACCTGTACTACTGTTAGGGCCTTAAGCGAAGCTGTTGTGAACAGACCTTACTTAGACCTGTACTGCAAGACTTGGGACATGTTTTAATCTCCCCGTGCTGACGTGTCTAGCAACGGTGGTTCTGTATCAAATAAAGAGGACTGAACAGATGAACGATCTCTGGAAGACAGAGCCTGTTTTTCAGCCTACTTTTCAGCTGTGAGGTTGTACATCACAGCAAAGACGCCAAACATAAAAGACTATGCTGAAGGATGTGGAGATGCAAAGGTAGCTCTCATCTGTGTTTTCCAAATCTGCAGAAGAGGTGTAATTTGAGTAATTTTTTAGGATGTGCCATTGATTGTTTTAAAAGGCCTTGGCCTCATCATTGTCTTCCCATTAGTCTGTCCATGAAAGATATGCTAAGCTATTGTCCACaattcataaagaaaataatcagataATAATCAGGTTTATTCATGTTTAGTATAACTGCAATCTTTGGTAGCAGAAAGCtatagaaacattttcaaatccTCTCATGCTCAGTGGAGGAATTATCTCCGTGTTAGTAAGAAGAATATTGTGTTTCTTTGGAGAAGCAATTTGATTTCTGTCAGCAGGATGGAGAGAGACTGAGCGTATGCCTGAGAGTCAGGGGTCTCGCGTATTCGCAGAGACTCTGCTACAACCCCGTAAGAGAAGTGCTCTAACGAGGGTGGCAGTGTCAGGATCGCAAGGCCAGTATCTCCGCCGGGGCCCTCCAGTCCTGCGTGGTAACATCCTGAAGATAAGACAGGACAGGCAGGTTTTAAATAGTCCATGCTACAGCAGGGTCACTGTGCTGTTTTTTGTCGTCTAACTACAcgataggaaaaaaaaaaagagagagaagcagaagcagTGCAGCCAGGAGGGGCGCCCGTGCTCACCTGGCCGGCTCAGACTCAGCGCGGCTCTGCGTTAACCTTTCGCCGAGCAGGTGCGGTGCCGCTGCGTGGGCaggctgagggggggatctcgccggggcaggggcaggggc
This Rhea pennata isolate bPtePen1 chromosome 9, bPtePen1.pri, whole genome shotgun sequence DNA region includes the following protein-coding sequences:
- the LXN gene encoding latexin isoform X2 produces the protein MCCLSSLPDSHGNVPPEMEPIRLLARAATGYVVWQNSTENTRYELAQIKHVRQVKRSDDYLEFDYMVLLHEFVSQEIIPWQMTVLWHPQHGVKVTQNSSQPKHAEY